One Thermococcus sp. EP1 DNA window includes the following coding sequences:
- the gcvPA gene encoding aminomethyl-transferring glycine dehydrogenase subunit GcvPA: MGRHYIPNSAHKEEMLKEIGFKSIEDLFSDVPKGFVKEFNLPEGKSEYEIFLEMNEILNKNKTILEMPTFLGAGAYFHYVPAHVKYLIERSEFITSYTPYQAEISQGMLQALFEYQSLVGELVGLEIVNASMYDWGTAMAEAALMSARVTKKEKFIVPTHLHPERKKVLHTYTAGPGLEIEYVKWNERGQLDVENLKEKVEGAAGVYVEIPNFFGLIEEQVKEIGEIAHDAGALFVVGVDPTILGVIKAPGNLGADIVVGEASFLGSALNFGGPRAGILAVRNDKKLIRQMPGRVIGMTKDAEGKRAFVMTLQTREQHIRRAKATSNICSNEALVAVAAAIHMATLGPKGLQQLGEIILKNTAYFKERISEVAEIPFDGINFKDVLVRFEVPYDIIHEELLKRNIHGGFYLRPHFQELGESALFAVTETTRKEWIEILIENLKEIINMARL, from the coding sequence ATGGGGAGACACTATATCCCAAACTCAGCCCATAAGGAAGAGATGCTCAAAGAGATCGGGTTCAAGAGTATCGAGGATCTCTTTTCAGATGTGCCTAAGGGATTCGTAAAGGAGTTCAATCTTCCAGAAGGCAAAAGCGAATACGAAATCTTTCTTGAGATGAATGAGATACTCAACAAGAACAAGACTATTTTAGAGATGCCCACTTTCCTAGGTGCTGGTGCGTATTTCCACTACGTACCTGCTCACGTAAAGTATCTCATTGAGAGAAGCGAATTCATAACTTCATATACTCCGTATCAAGCCGAAATAAGTCAAGGAATGCTACAGGCCCTTTTTGAATACCAGAGTTTAGTTGGAGAACTTGTTGGTCTAGAAATAGTTAATGCTTCTATGTATGACTGGGGAACAGCCATGGCTGAGGCAGCGTTGATGAGCGCTCGTGTTACGAAAAAGGAGAAATTTATAGTTCCAACACATCTCCATCCCGAAAGGAAAAAAGTTCTTCACACCTACACTGCAGGACCGGGTCTTGAGATTGAGTACGTCAAGTGGAATGAGAGAGGACAATTAGATGTAGAGAATCTTAAGGAAAAAGTTGAAGGCGCAGCAGGAGTTTACGTTGAGATTCCAAACTTCTTTGGATTGATTGAGGAACAAGTAAAGGAAATTGGGGAAATTGCTCATGATGCTGGGGCTTTATTTGTAGTTGGTGTTGATCCAACTATTCTTGGGGTAATTAAAGCACCAGGAAACCTAGGAGCGGATATTGTCGTAGGAGAAGCATCATTTTTAGGCAGTGCCTTAAACTTTGGAGGTCCAAGGGCAGGTATTCTGGCAGTTAGAAATGACAAGAAATTGATTAGACAAATGCCTGGAAGAGTAATAGGGATGACAAAGGACGCAGAAGGAAAGAGAGCATTTGTCATGACCTTACAAACCAGGGAACAACACATTAGAAGGGCCAAAGCAACCTCGAACATCTGTTCAAATGAAGCTTTAGTGGCTGTTGCAGCAGCGATACATATGGCGACACTTGGACCAAAAGGCCTACAACAACTTGGCGAGATAATTTTAAAGAATACAGCTTACTTTAAAGAGCGTATAAGTGAAGTAGCTGAGATTCCTTTTGATGGCATCAATTTCAAAGATGTACTTGTTAGATTCGAGGTACCTTATGACATAATTCATGAAGAGCTTTTAAAGAGAAACATTCACGGGGGCTTCTACTTAAGACCTCACTTCCAGGAGTTGGGAGAAAGTGCATTGTTTGCAGTAACTGAGACTACAAGAAAAGAATGGATCGAAATTCTAATCGAAAATCTAAAAGAAATAATAAACATGGCGCGGTTATGA
- the gcvPB gene encoding aminomethyl-transferring glycine dehydrogenase subunit GcvPB, translating to MFRQAKWEEPLIFELSKPGRVGFTLPAPIEDIKIQIPEYLKRDQLELPELSEPEIVRHYTRLSEMNYGVDSGMYPLGSCTMKYNPKINEEFANHPKATLIHPYQDERTVQGALQIMWELEQWLKEITGMDRFTLQPAAGANGEFAGVMIIRAYHLDKGETQRNEIIVPDSAHGTNPASAAMAGFKVIEIPSNEQGMVDLEALENAVSERTAGIMLTNPNTLGIFEEDILEIAKIVHKAGGLLYYDGANLNGILGKIRPGDMGFDVVHINLHKTFSTPHGGGGPGAGPVGVKEHLVEYLPVPLVEFDGEKYYLNYDLPKSIGKVKEFYGNFTVLVRALTYLKMMGREGLKEVSEIAVLNANYLTQKLKGTKGYELPHKELRKHEVVFSAEPMKKDTGVKTLDVAKRLLDFGLHAPTIYFPLIVHEALMIEPTETVSKEDLDAYVEALKQISEEAYTNPEIVKTAPHNTAVRRVDDVLAAKKPIITWRMYKQLKEKGEVDY from the coding sequence ATGTTTAGACAAGCAAAATGGGAAGAGCCCCTTATTTTTGAGCTCTCTAAACCTGGAAGGGTCGGTTTCACACTTCCAGCTCCTATTGAGGATATCAAAATTCAAATTCCAGAGTATTTGAAAAGGGATCAACTAGAATTGCCCGAATTAAGTGAACCAGAGATAGTTAGACACTATACCCGACTTAGCGAAATGAATTATGGTGTGGACAGTGGCATGTACCCCCTTGGCTCATGTACTATGAAATATAACCCCAAGATTAATGAAGAGTTTGCAAACCACCCAAAAGCAACCCTTATACACCCATATCAAGATGAAAGAACAGTTCAAGGTGCTCTACAAATAATGTGGGAACTTGAACAGTGGTTAAAGGAAATTACTGGAATGGATCGTTTTACTTTGCAGCCAGCTGCTGGAGCAAACGGTGAATTTGCTGGGGTCATGATAATAAGAGCTTACCACCTAGACAAAGGAGAAACGCAAAGAAACGAAATAATCGTGCCGGACTCTGCTCATGGTACAAACCCTGCAAGTGCTGCTATGGCTGGATTTAAAGTTATAGAGATTCCTTCCAATGAGCAGGGCATGGTAGATTTGGAGGCCCTAGAGAATGCAGTTAGTGAAAGAACTGCAGGGATAATGCTTACAAATCCGAATACTCTTGGGATATTCGAAGAGGATATCCTCGAAATAGCAAAGATAGTTCACAAAGCTGGAGGTTTACTTTATTATGATGGCGCAAACTTAAATGGGATATTAGGAAAAATAAGACCTGGAGACATGGGATTTGACGTTGTCCATATAAACCTCCACAAGACATTTTCAACACCTCACGGAGGAGGAGGTCCTGGAGCTGGTCCTGTTGGAGTAAAAGAGCATCTTGTAGAGTACCTTCCAGTACCACTCGTCGAATTTGATGGAGAAAAATACTATCTTAATTACGACCTTCCAAAAAGTATTGGGAAAGTTAAGGAATTCTATGGAAATTTCACTGTCCTAGTTAGGGCCCTAACCTATCTCAAAATGATGGGAAGAGAAGGGTTAAAAGAAGTCTCTGAAATTGCTGTTCTCAATGCCAACTATCTTACTCAAAAGCTAAAGGGAACCAAAGGATATGAACTACCGCACAAAGAGCTGAGAAAACACGAAGTAGTATTTTCCGCTGAACCAATGAAAAAAGATACTGGCGTAAAGACTTTGGACGTAGCAAAGCGCTTGCTTGACTTTGGGCTACATGCACCAACGATTTACTTCCCACTAATAGTCCACGAAGCTTTGATGATTGAGCCAACCGAAACAGTAAGCAAAGAAGATCTTGATGCTTATGTTGAAGCCCTTAAGCAGATAAGCGAGGAGGCTTACACTAACCCTGAAATTGTAAAAACCGCACCCCACAACACTGCTGTTAGACGCGTTGACGATGTTTTAGCAGCTAAGAAGCCCATAATTACATGGCGCATGTACAAACAACTAAAGGAGAAAGGAGA